TAACCGACCGGCCCCTAACCGACCGGCCATTGCAGCGCCTTGTGCTGCAGGTACTCCGACAACCCGAACTCGCCGAACTCCCGGCCGATCCCGCTGTGTTTGTAACCGCCGAACGGGGCCGCCGGATTCAGCCCGCCGCCACCGCCGTTGATCACCACCATGCCGGTGCGCAGCCGGCGCGCCACCGCCGCCGCGCGCAAGGGGTCCTTCGACCACACCCCGCCGGCCAGGCCGTAGCGGCTGTCGTTGGCGATCCGCACCGCCTCGTCGTCGTCGCGGAACGGGATCACCACCGCCACCGGACCGAACACCTCCTCCTGGGCGATCCGCATCTTGTTGTCCACGCCGGTGAAAAGCGTCGGCTCGATGAAGAACCCGCGTTCCAGGTGCGCCGGACGTTTACCGCCGTAGGCCAGCTGGGCACCCTCGTCCAGCGCGGCGTTGATCAGCGACTCCACCCGCTGACGCTGCACCTCCCGGATCAGCGGGCCCATCATGGTCGCCGGGTCGGACGGATCGCCGACGGTGATGAAGCCGAGCGTGCCGGTGACGCGGGCGACCAGTTCGTCGTGCAGCGACTCGTGCACCAGGATGCGGGTCTGCAGCGCACAGCCCTGACCGGCGTGGGTGATGAAACCGCCCAGCACGCTTTCCATCGCCCGGTCCAGGTCGGTGTCGTCGAGCAGGATGTTGGCCGACTTGCCGCCGAGTTCGAGCACCACCTTCTTGATGCTCTCCGCGCCCTGCGCATACACCTTGCGGCCCACGGTGTCCGAGCCGGTGAAGCTGACGATGTCCACCCCGGGATGGCGGGTCAGCGTCTCACCGGCGTCCACGTCGCCGGTGACGATGTTCAGCACACCCGGTGGCAGCCCGACGGTCTCGGCGATCTCGCCGAGCACCAGCGCCTCCAGCGGGGTGTACGGCGAGCACTTCAGCACCACCGTGCACCCGGCGGCCAGCGCCGGGCCGACCTTGGCGAGGTTGAGCAGGAACGGGAAGTTGAACGCGGTGATCAGCGCGGCCACCCCGTACGGTTCGCGCACCACGATGCCCTGGCCGATGCCGTTGCCGTAGATCGGCGGGGTCGGCTGCTCGAACGGGAACTGCGGCAGCACCCGGTGCACCAGGTCGTGGAAGTGATCGATCGGCGTGCCCACCTGGAGGAACTCCGCCAGCATCCGGGTCGAGCCCGCCTCGGTGATGTTGAGCTCGACCAATTCGGCTCGGCGGCGGGACAATTCGTCGGCGAACGCGGCGAGGATCTTGCCGCGCTCGGCCGGGCTCATCGACGGCCACGGCCCCTCGTCGAACGCGCGGCGGGCCGCGCTCACCGCCGCCTCGACATCGGCCGGGGTGGCTTGCGGCACCTCGGCGATGACCTCCTCGGTCGCCGGGTTGAGCACCTGCAGGCGCTGATCACCGGCGCCGTCGGTCCAGGTACCGTTGATGAACAACTTCTTCGTCGCCACTGCGGTCACCGCCATCGAAATCCTCCTGCCGATCGGGAATGAGTAAAATCAGTTAGGTAGTTCAGCCACGGTGGGTTCGGTGCGCCGAGCGCGGACCGGTGAGGGCGGGTGGTCAGATGGATCCGGCGGGTCGGCTCAACGGTGCGGCCAAACCGGTTCGGGCGCCGAAGACGGCCGAACTGATCGCCGATCAACTGCGCGCCAGCATCGTTCGCGGTGTGCTCAAGCAGGGTGACGCGCTGCCCACCGAGGTGGAGCTGGTCAAACAGTTCGGGGTGTCGCGGCCCACCCTGCGGGAGGCGTTCCGCATCCTGGAGAGCGAGTCGCTGATCTCGGTGCGCCGCGGCTCGCGGGGCGGGGTGCTGGTGTGCGCCCCGGAAACCACGGTCGCCGCGAGGAATTTCGGCCTTCTGCTGCAGATGTCGGGCACCACGCTCACCGACCTGTACGAGGCGCGCAAGGTGTTCGAGCCGGCGGCGGCGCAGATGCTGGCCCGCCGGGCGACCGATGAGGACATCGCCGAGCTGAAGGCCGCCGCCGACGCGCTGGCCGCGCTGGTGAACGAGGGGGCGGCGGGCGCCGACCTCGGGGAGTGGACGGCCGCGGTCTTCCGCTTCCACGACCTGATCATGGAGCGGGCCGGAAACAACACGCTGCGGCTGTTCAACGCGGTGCTGCGGGAGGTGGTGACCCGGCACATGGCCCGGGTGATGCGCACCGCCACCGACAACGAGAAGATCGAGAAACAGTTCAAGCAGACGCTGCGGGCATTCCGCAAGTTCATCACGCTGGTCGAGGCCCATGACGACGTCGCCGCCCGGGACCACTGGGCGGCCCACATGGAGCGCGCCGGCCGGCGCATGCTGTGGGGCGACCTCGCCAAGGAGACCGTGATCGACCTGTACGTGTGAGCGCATGGCTCAGCCCAGGGCTCCGCTGTCGCGCAGCGCGCTGATCTCGTCCCAGTCCAGCCCGGCCTCCAGCAGCACCTCCTCGGTGTGCTGGCCGAGTTCGGGCGCGGGCCCGGCCGGTGCGGCGGGCACCCCGTCGAACTGATACGGCGGCGCCACCAGCCGGAACTGCCGACCGTCGTTGCCGACGACCGTCGGCAGGTAGCCGTTGGCGTGCACCTGCGGGTTGGCGCACACCTCCTCGAACGTCGCCGCCACCGACCACACCCCGGAGAATTCGGCGAGGATCTCCTGCCATTCGGCCAAGGTCCGGGTGGCGAACGTCTTGTCGAGTTCGGCGATGCACTCGGCCCGGTTGAGGTAACGGGCGGCACTGTCGCGGAACCGGTCGTCGTCGGCGAGTTCCGGCCGGCCGATCAGCCCGCACAGCTCGCCCCAGAACCGGTCGGCCTGCAGGCAGACCAGGTTCAGCCAGCGGTCGTCGGCGGTGCGGTAGAGGTTGACGATCGGGTTGGGCGCATCCCGGCGGTCGATCCGCGGCAGTTCCCCGGCGCCGGCCGCGGCGGCGGCCAGATCCGGCCCCATCGTCCACATCCCGATGCCCAGCAGCGACACGTCGACCACACCGCCCTCGCCGGTGCGCTCCCGCCGGAACAGCGCCATCGCGACCGCACCGGCGATCGCGCTGGAGCCCTGCAGGTCGAAGAACGCCGCCGGCTGCGGGACCGGTGCGTCCGCGCCGGGTTCGGTGAGCTTGTGCTGGACGCCGGCCGCCGACCAGGCCGCCGCCGAGTCGAAGCCGCCGGTGTCGGCCATCGGACCGGTGTTGCCCCAACCGGATCCGCGTACGTAGACCAGCCGCGGGTTGTCGGCGCGCAGGTCGTCGACGTCGATGCCGAGCTTGGCGCGCACCTTCGGCAGGTAGTTGGTCAGGAACACGTCGGCGTTCCTGGTCAGCCGCCGCAGCGTCTCGAGCCCGGCCGGGGTGGCCAGGTTCAGGGTGATGCTGCGCTTACCGCGATTCGGCACGTGCAGGAACGGGTTCGGGCCGCTGTCATCGATGTTGAGCGCGTTGCGCAGCGCCCGCTGCGGATCACCGTCCGGGGGTTCGACCTTGATCACGTCGGCACCGAGGTCGGCCATGATGGCGCCGGCGCCGGGCACGAAGGTCCACGACGCGACCTCGACCACCCGAACACCCTCGAAAGGTCCGGTCACTGGCTGCTCCTTGTCGATCGGGTCACCGCACCGCCTGCAGCGCCTGCCGCATTCGTGCGAAATGCCTTGGGTGCCATATGTCCTGGTCCTCGCCCCAGCCGATACGGTCGTCGAAGTCCCAGCGCATCAGCGCGGTGGCGCCCGCGCCGCGTTCGGTGATGTGGCTGACCGCCTGGCCTTCGGCGCGCAGCGTGCGGCCGGTCAGGTCGGTCAGCCGCACCTCCATGTGGTCGCTCCAACCGGTCGTCGGGTCGCGCCAGTTCTTCATGACGCTCGCGGTCTTGTCCAGCCGTTCGAACCGGCCGTCGGCGAGCAGCCAGCCGTGGTTGAGCGGTGACCAGCCCTCGGCGTCCCCGTCGGCGACCCGCACGAAGGCCAGAAATCCGAGGTCGGGGCCGGCGTGGCCGAAGATGTACTGGATGCGGCCGCGGCCGCGTTCCCGCTCGATCTGCCGCCAGCGCGGCCCGCCCGGATGGCGCACCCGGCCGCCGTCGGAGCGGGGCTTGTTCGGTGCCGACGGCGCCGGTCCGCCCCGCGGCGCCCAGGACCGGTCGCGCACCGAGTAGCAGTCGATAGCGATGCGCTCACCGCCGAGCAGCAGCTCGCCGGTCACGTGGCCCAGCTGATCGAGGTGGGTGTGCTCCATGAACGGCGGCTCGCCCGGAGTGAACCGGCGCGGTGGATGCACCGCGTTGAACTGCAGATGCACCGCGAAATCGGTTGCCGAATCGGCGTAGTCGATCCGGTAGTCGTGCAGCGGGCGCAGCATCCGCACCGAGAAACCGCCGCCGGGAACGGTGATGTCGCGCAGGTCGGGTTCCGGATCCTCAAGCGGCACTTCGTTTTCGGTGCGGTAATAGCGCACCTGGTCGGGGTGCGCGCCGCTGGGGTCCCAGACGTAGACCCGCCAGGTCACCGTGCCGCGGTTGGTGTTGAACTGCGCGTGCAGCCAGCCGCCCAGCCGCCGCTCCGGCACGTTGAACGACCACCAGGTGGTCTCGGCCCAGTACGGGTTGTCGTCGGGGCCGGGATGGAAGGTGTCGTCGTCCGGGCCGAACGGGGTGTCGGCCGTGACGACCGCGCCCGGGCCCGACTGGACGGCTCTGACCATGAACCGATCCTAACTAAAGGATACTTATTTAGGGAATAAATTCGGCGCCGCCGGACCCGCCGCCGATCGGTTCGCTGACAAGCTCACTTCTTCCGGGGGAAGTCGAACAGACACTCCTGCGCGAGGCTGGCCAGCAGGGTGCCGTCGGCGTCGAAGATCTGCCCGGTGTACAT
The window above is part of the Mycolicibacterium hassiacum DSM 44199 genome. Proteins encoded here:
- a CDS encoding DUF7065 domain-containing protein, producing the protein MVRAVQSGPGAVVTADTPFGPDDDTFHPGPDDNPYWAETTWWSFNVPERRLGGWLHAQFNTNRGTVTWRVYVWDPSGAHPDQVRYYRTENEVPLEDPEPDLRDITVPGGGFSVRMLRPLHDYRIDYADSATDFAVHLQFNAVHPPRRFTPGEPPFMEHTHLDQLGHVTGELLLGGERIAIDCYSVRDRSWAPRGGPAPSAPNKPRSDGGRVRHPGGPRWRQIERERGRGRIQYIFGHAGPDLGFLAFVRVADGDAEGWSPLNHGWLLADGRFERLDKTASVMKNWRDPTTGWSDHMEVRLTDLTGRTLRAEGQAVSHITERGAGATALMRWDFDDRIGWGEDQDIWHPRHFARMRQALQAVR
- a CDS encoding FadR/GntR family transcriptional regulator, yielding MDPAGRLNGAAKPVRAPKTAELIADQLRASIVRGVLKQGDALPTEVELVKQFGVSRPTLREAFRILESESLISVRRGSRGGVLVCAPETTVAARNFGLLLQMSGTTLTDLYEARKVFEPAAAQMLARRATDEDIAELKAAADALAALVNEGAAGADLGEWTAAVFRFHDLIMERAGNNTLRLFNAVLREVVTRHMARVMRTATDNEKIEKQFKQTLRAFRKFITLVEAHDDVAARDHWAAHMERAGRRMLWGDLAKETVIDLYV
- a CDS encoding aldehyde dehydrogenase family protein gives rise to the protein MAVTAVATKKLFINGTWTDGAGDQRLQVLNPATEEVIAEVPQATPADVEAAVSAARRAFDEGPWPSMSPAERGKILAAFADELSRRRAELVELNITEAGSTRMLAEFLQVGTPIDHFHDLVHRVLPQFPFEQPTPPIYGNGIGQGIVVREPYGVAALITAFNFPFLLNLAKVGPALAAGCTVVLKCSPYTPLEALVLGEIAETVGLPPGVLNIVTGDVDAGETLTRHPGVDIVSFTGSDTVGRKVYAQGAESIKKVVLELGGKSANILLDDTDLDRAMESVLGGFITHAGQGCALQTRILVHESLHDELVARVTGTLGFITVGDPSDPATMMGPLIREVQRQRVESLINAALDEGAQLAYGGKRPAHLERGFFIEPTLFTGVDNKMRIAQEEVFGPVAVVIPFRDDDEAVRIANDSRYGLAGGVWSKDPLRAAAVARRLRTGMVVINGGGGGLNPAAPFGGYKHSGIGREFGEFGLSEYLQHKALQWPVG
- a CDS encoding CaiB/BaiF CoA transferase family protein, which produces MTGPFEGVRVVEVASWTFVPGAGAIMADLGADVIKVEPPDGDPQRALRNALNIDDSGPNPFLHVPNRGKRSITLNLATPAGLETLRRLTRNADVFLTNYLPKVRAKLGIDVDDLRADNPRLVYVRGSGWGNTGPMADTGGFDSAAAWSAAGVQHKLTEPGADAPVPQPAAFFDLQGSSAIAGAVAMALFRRERTGEGGVVDVSLLGIGMWTMGPDLAAAAAGAGELPRIDRRDAPNPIVNLYRTADDRWLNLVCLQADRFWGELCGLIGRPELADDDRFRDSAARYLNRAECIAELDKTFATRTLAEWQEILAEFSGVWSVAATFEEVCANPQVHANGYLPTVVGNDGRQFRLVAPPYQFDGVPAAPAGPAPELGQHTEEVLLEAGLDWDEISALRDSGALG